The following are encoded in a window of Clostridium thermarum genomic DNA:
- a CDS encoding DUF1836 domain-containing protein has translation MERPKFNMDYIRQLAKSVSENNLVPYEDLPKYDFFLSQVIDYLNDKFSEEKYTSNIVQNYIKSEVISKPEDGKKRGYTKLHLAQMVLLSYMRPVLTTEEIKKVFRLAFNEINDRTDDIISWEDAYKIFSEIQDHSFDEFLNADYFNETKLHEFIKENNLTEDEEERILVFLVVMILIAQASAIKKLVQKIVAEYKAE, from the coding sequence ATGGAAAGACCAAAATTCAATATGGACTATATTAGACAACTTGCCAAGTCCGTGTCAGAAAATAATTTGGTTCCATATGAAGACTTGCCTAAATATGACTTTTTTTTATCACAAGTTATCGATTATTTGAACGATAAGTTTTCAGAAGAAAAGTATACTAGCAATATTGTACAAAATTATATAAAAAGTGAAGTGATATCAAAACCTGAGGATGGAAAAAAGAGAGGTTACACAAAATTACATCTGGCTCAAATGGTTTTATTAAGTTACATGAGACCTGTACTAACTACTGAAGAAATTAAAAAGGTCTTTCGACTTGCTTTTAACGAAATCAATGATAGGACCGATGATATAATTTCGTGGGAAGATGCATACAAAATATTTTCAGAAATCCAGGACCACAGTTTCGATGAATTTTTGAATGCAGATTACTTTAATGAAACCAAGTTACATGAATTCATAAAAGAAAATAATTTGACAGAGGACGAAGAAGAACGGATATTGGTCTTCCTTGTAGTTATGATCCTGATAGCTCAAGCAAGTGCTATCAAGAAATTGGTTCAAAAAATAGTAGCAGAATATAAAGCAGAGTAA
- a CDS encoding C40 family peptidase: protein MSKKLFSAIISLGLVFTMNVTVLADTITELQQQKQELVEQRDDAKRQRKAYVDSYNATKNEAEDIEIALQQLDSKIEGLLMDIEQNKNDLAVTEANIVETEKAVAEAEEALKQQQELLDARMRAMYKNGTNGYVGIILKAKGFTDLVNRVEAINKMASFDKKVIEEMEQKRQDLDDKKRQLEEEKTRIETLKAENEAKKAALDESKADQKLLLAQYEKQMDEFDQKVDYYFNLINDLDAKIKQKEREISTAISNSKKPSRGEVNYSTDEVVQYALTFRGIKYKWGGNTPQEGFDCSGYVRYVFAHFGVYLPRTTYTQINVGTPISRDNLQPGDLVFFGYGTPHHVGIYIGDDCYIHAPQTGDVVKISPLNRKDYMGARRVK, encoded by the coding sequence TTGAGTAAAAAATTATTCAGTGCTATAATATCTTTAGGATTAGTGTTTACTATGAATGTTACCGTGCTTGCGGATACCATAACGGAATTACAGCAGCAAAAGCAGGAGCTGGTAGAACAGCGGGATGATGCAAAAAGACAAAGAAAAGCCTATGTTGACTCTTATAATGCAACGAAAAATGAGGCAGAAGATATAGAAATAGCTTTACAGCAGCTGGACTCAAAGATTGAAGGACTTCTTATGGATATTGAGCAAAATAAGAATGACCTTGCGGTAACAGAGGCTAACATAGTCGAAACAGAAAAAGCAGTTGCAGAGGCAGAAGAGGCCTTGAAACAGCAGCAGGAGCTTTTAGATGCCAGAATGAGAGCTATGTATAAGAATGGTACCAATGGATATGTGGGTATAATTCTAAAGGCAAAGGGATTTACAGATTTAGTAAACAGAGTAGAAGCAATAAATAAAATGGCCAGCTTTGATAAAAAAGTTATTGAGGAAATGGAACAAAAGAGACAAGACCTTGATGACAAGAAGAGACAGTTGGAAGAAGAAAAGACCAGAATAGAAACTCTGAAAGCTGAAAATGAAGCAAAGAAGGCAGCTTTAGATGAGTCAAAGGCAGATCAGAAACTGCTGCTGGCGCAATATGAAAAACAAATGGACGAGTTTGACCAAAAAGTTGACTACTATTTTAATTTAATAAATGATCTGGACGCTAAAATCAAACAAAAGGAAAGAGAAATCTCAACTGCCATCTCTAATAGTAAAAAACCCTCAAGAGGTGAAGTCAATTATTCTACCGATGAGGTAGTTCAGTATGCGTTAACCTTTAGAGGTATAAAATACAAATGGGGAGGTAATACTCCACAGGAAGGTTTCGATTGTTCCGGATACGTAAGATATGTATTTGCTCACTTTGGTGTATATTTACCTAGGACAACCTATACACAAATAAATGTGGGAACCCCAATATCCAGAGACAACCTGCAACCTGGTGACCTAGTGTTCTTTGGCTACGGAACCCCTCATCATGTAGGAATATACATTGGTGATGACTGTTATATCCATGCCCCACAAACCGGTGATGTGGTTAAAATATCACCGTTAAACAGAAAGGACTATATGGGAGCACGAAGGGTTAAATAA
- a CDS encoding ATP-dependent DNA helicase, translated as MTNSNEIRISVRNLVEFILRGGNLDTRFMTSGRAVEGTRLHQKLQKLNKKKFSEIGWEYLAEAALVYKFQQKGITFSVEGRADGIILPGKDDDNSNVVIDEIKTTTQKLEHIDEEYNTLHWAQAKCYAYIYALQNEKSDMDVQLTYCDVENEDIKVFVKTYSREELEDFFLSLIDKYYKWARMSEDWILLRNKSIKGLKFPFESYRKGQRELAVSVYKTIAEGKRIFVQAPTGIGKTVSTIFPAVKSMAEGHVSKIFYLTAKTITRQVAEEAVKKMRDGQLALKTVTLTAKEKICFSKGSVCNPEQCIYAKGHFDRVNDAIEDIITAEDELTREKIESYALKHKICPFEFSLDLTLWCDCVICDYNYVFDPRVSLKRFFETKGDYAFLIDEAHNLVDRAREMYSAKLSKSPFLKLKKIMKEVEGSISRTLGKLNTYMLSLKKSLDREGFLVQKDLPEDMYPLLRKLVKVSEDWLAANEGKEGHEDLLQLYFDVLAFIRVWELYDDNYLTYVEDSGNDVTIKLFCMHPGKLINEHLDKGRAAVLFSATLTPMSYFKDILGGKENDYVIKLPSPFPQENQCLLIADTVSTRYRHRENTFDIIVEYVFRMIKAKLGNYMIFFPSYKYMTDTFNRFVQKYSDIKVIMQQGEMDENERDEFLKAFSDNPQESLVAFVVLGGIFSEGIDLKGDRLIGTAIVGVGLPQLCLERNIIKDYFDEVNDMGYDYAYTYPGMNKVLQAAGRVIRSAEDRGVVLLIDDRFTSYQYRPLFPEHWKHARIVRNTENFALMLKEFWEVE; from the coding sequence ATGACAAATTCAAACGAAATAAGAATATCCGTCAGAAATCTGGTGGAATTTATCTTAAGAGGCGGCAATTTGGATACCAGGTTTATGACATCAGGCAGAGCAGTTGAAGGAACAAGGCTTCATCAAAAGCTTCAGAAATTGAATAAGAAAAAGTTTAGTGAAATAGGTTGGGAATATCTTGCAGAGGCAGCTCTTGTTTATAAGTTTCAGCAAAAGGGAATAACTTTTAGTGTAGAAGGAAGAGCTGACGGTATAATATTGCCCGGAAAAGACGATGATAACAGCAATGTGGTTATTGATGAGATAAAAACTACCACACAGAAATTAGAACATATTGATGAAGAGTATAATACGCTTCATTGGGCCCAGGCTAAGTGTTATGCATATATCTATGCCTTACAAAATGAAAAGTCAGATATGGATGTTCAATTGACCTACTGTGATGTGGAAAATGAAGACATAAAGGTATTTGTCAAGACCTATAGCCGGGAAGAATTAGAAGATTTTTTCTTGAGTCTGATAGATAAATACTATAAGTGGGCCAGAATGTCAGAAGACTGGATTTTGCTAAGGAATAAGTCAATTAAGGGGCTTAAATTTCCATTTGAAAGCTACAGGAAAGGTCAGCGGGAGTTAGCTGTTTCTGTGTATAAGACCATAGCTGAGGGAAAAAGAATATTTGTACAGGCACCAACGGGAATAGGGAAAACTGTTTCCACAATCTTCCCTGCGGTAAAGTCAATGGCAGAAGGCCATGTATCCAAAATATTTTATTTAACTGCAAAGACCATAACCAGGCAGGTGGCAGAGGAAGCTGTGAAGAAGATGAGGGATGGGCAATTGGCGCTTAAGACTGTGACCTTGACAGCAAAGGAGAAAATATGCTTCAGTAAGGGATCAGTCTGCAATCCGGAACAGTGCATCTATGCAAAAGGACACTTTGACAGGGTCAACGATGCTATCGAAGATATAATTACAGCTGAAGATGAATTGACCAGAGAAAAGATAGAAAGTTACGCCCTTAAGCACAAAATTTGTCCCTTCGAATTTTCTTTGGATTTAACCTTGTGGTGTGACTGCGTTATTTGCGACTATAATTATGTCTTTGATCCAAGAGTGAGTTTAAAAAGATTTTTTGAGACTAAAGGGGATTATGCTTTTTTGATTGATGAAGCTCATAATTTAGTGGATAGAGCCAGAGAGATGTATTCTGCCAAACTTTCCAAGTCCCCCTTTCTAAAATTGAAAAAAATAATGAAGGAAGTTGAAGGGAGTATTTCAAGGACTTTAGGGAAACTTAATACTTATATGCTTTCTTTAAAAAAGTCCTTGGATAGAGAAGGGTTTTTGGTTCAAAAGGACCTGCCTGAGGATATGTATCCGCTTTTAAGAAAACTTGTTAAGGTGTCAGAAGACTGGCTAGCAGCCAATGAAGGAAAGGAAGGCCACGAAGACCTGCTTCAACTGTACTTTGATGTGTTGGCCTTTATAAGGGTTTGGGAACTATATGATGATAACTATCTTACCTACGTAGAGGATAGTGGTAATGATGTCACAATAAAGCTCTTCTGTATGCATCCGGGAAAACTCATAAATGAGCATCTGGACAAAGGAAGGGCAGCAGTGTTATTTTCTGCAACACTGACTCCTATGTCATATTTCAAGGACATACTTGGAGGGAAGGAAAATGACTATGTAATAAAACTTCCTTCGCCCTTTCCACAGGAAAATCAGTGCCTGCTGATCGCCGATACAGTTTCCACCAGGTATAGACATCGTGAGAACACCTTTGATATTATAGTTGAATACGTATTTAGGATGATAAAAGCCAAGCTGGGGAATTATATGATTTTCTTTCCTTCATACAAATATATGACAGATACCTTCAACCGTTTTGTTCAAAAATATAGTGACATAAAGGTTATAATGCAACAAGGTGAGATGGATGAGAATGAACGAGATGAATTCCTTAAGGCCTTTTCAGACAATCCCCAGGAAAGCTTAGTCGCCTTCGTAGTTTTAGGAGGTATTTTTTCAGAAGGCATAGATTTAAAGGGCGACAGACTGATAGGTACCGCTATAGTAGGTGTAGGGCTTCCGCAGCTCTGCTTAGAAAGAAATATTATCAAGGACTATTTTGATGAAGTCAATGATATGGGCTATGATTATGCTTATACCTATCCTGGCATGAACAAGGTACTCCAAGCAGCCGGGAGGGTAATCAGATCAGCAGAGGACAGAGGGGTCGTCCTGTTGATAGATGACCGATTTACATCTTACCAATACAGGCCGCTTTTTCCTGAACATTGGAAACACGCCAGAATAGTAAGAAATACTGAAAATTTTGCGTTGATGCTGAAAGAGTTTTGGGAGGTTGAATGA
- the ispF gene encoding 2-C-methyl-D-erythritol 2,4-cyclodiphosphate synthase: MRIGMGYDVHRLVEDRKLIIGGVDIPYEKGLLGHSDADVLLHAVMDSLLGAAALGDIGKHFPDTDVKYKGASSLLLLKDVGELLKDKGYSVVNIDATIIAQKPKMAPHIPSMRQNIAETLGLDIDRISIKATTEEGLGFTGSGEGISAQSICLIEKTA, encoded by the coding sequence ATGAGAATCGGTATGGGCTATGATGTACATCGGTTAGTGGAAGATAGAAAACTAATAATAGGCGGTGTTGATATTCCATATGAAAAAGGACTTTTAGGGCACTCTGACGCCGATGTACTTCTACATGCTGTTATGGATAGTCTGCTGGGAGCTGCTGCCTTGGGGGATATAGGAAAGCACTTTCCAGATACGGATGTAAAATATAAAGGCGCTTCCAGCCTTTTATTGCTTAAAGATGTTGGGGAGTTACTTAAGGACAAAGGTTACTCTGTAGTAAATATAGATGCCACAATTATTGCCCAAAAGCCAAAGATGGCCCCACACATCCCCAGTATGCGTCAAAACATAGCTGAAACACTAGGGCTGGATATTGACAGGATCAGCATAAAGGCCACTACAGAGGAAGGCCTGGGCTTTACCGGCTCCGGTGAAGGCATTTCTGCGCAAAGCATATGCTTGATAGAAAAAACTGCGTAA
- a CDS encoding AbrB/MazE/SpoVT family DNA-binding domain-containing protein, producing the protein MKSTGVVRRVDELGRIVIPIELRRTLDIAEKDALEIYVDGEQIILKKYEPACIFCGDARDVVNYKGKNICKHCLNELKADK; encoded by the coding sequence ATGAAATCAACAGGTGTAGTAAGAAGAGTAGATGAATTAGGAAGAATAGTTATTCCAATAGAGCTAAGAAGAACTTTGGATATAGCAGAAAAGGATGCCTTAGAAATATATGTAGATGGCGAGCAGATAATTCTAAAGAAATACGAGCCAGCATGTATCTTCTGTGGCGATGCCAGAGATGTTGTAAACTACAAAGGAAAGAACATCTGCAAACATTGCTTAAACGAATTAAAAGCTGATAAGTAA
- a CDS encoding YesL family protein, protein MAKRNFFESPLYTITNYIYWFSITNIYFILTNLLLLLFLLTPIDPAEVNASYFVLFFIAALPVGPSLTALFSVMGKLVREKDLNTVTKDFFRAYKQNFKQSFLIWFLGTLMIAIMLVDIQFFSTKENGVIPIAIFNGLIIIMIILSLYVFPIVSRFYLKTSDVIKLSFYYAVKKFKITVMNIAAIVVVIFLIKKFPSVSFFFFASVASYIIMYYEKDIMKEIEDRITSASGQEKEDEDSNSMNDDIDEDIEAKEIENNL, encoded by the coding sequence ATGGCTAAAAGAAATTTTTTTGAAAGTCCCTTGTATACGATAACTAACTACATATATTGGTTTTCGATTACAAATATTTATTTTATTTTGACAAACTTGTTATTACTATTATTTTTATTAACACCCATTGATCCGGCGGAAGTTAATGCCAGTTATTTTGTACTCTTTTTTATAGCTGCTTTGCCGGTAGGTCCATCACTCACAGCGCTTTTTTCGGTTATGGGAAAATTAGTTAGGGAAAAAGATCTTAACACTGTTACAAAAGATTTCTTTAGAGCCTATAAGCAAAATTTTAAACAATCATTTCTTATATGGTTTCTCGGAACACTGATGATAGCAATAATGCTGGTTGATATTCAGTTTTTTTCAACAAAGGAGAATGGTGTTATTCCAATAGCCATATTTAATGGTTTAATAATAATAATGATAATATTATCCCTATATGTATTTCCTATAGTTTCACGTTTTTACTTAAAGACTTCTGATGTAATAAAATTATCATTTTATTATGCTGTAAAGAAATTTAAGATAACCGTTATGAATATAGCTGCCATTGTTGTTGTGATCTTCCTTATTAAAAAATTTCCTTCTGTTTCATTTTTCTTCTTTGCAAGCGTTGCATCATATATAATCATGTACTATGAGAAGGACATAATGAAGGAAATAGAAGATAGAATAACCAGTGCTTCTGGACAAGAAAAGGAAGATGAAGACAGCAACTCAATGAACGATGATATTGATGAAGACATTGAGGCAAAAGAAATAGAGAATAATTTATAA
- the asnA gene encoding aspartate--ammonia ligase yields MQLKKTYTIPEDYKNIFGLKETERGIKQVKDFFERELAKELNLLRVSAPLFVKRSTGINDNLNGVERPVSFDALDAEGDFEIVQSLAKWKRMALYRYGFEPGEGLYTDMNAIRRDEVLDNIHSIYVDQWDWEKVINKEDRNLETLKSTVRKIYSVFKQTESYVNSLYPEIEKILPEDIYFITSQELEDMYPKMTPKERENIISKEKGAVFVMQIGDKLKSGEKHDGRSPDYDDWKLNGDILFWYPVLGIALELSSMGIRVDEEALNYQLEVSGCQDRKELEFHRRLLNGELPYTMGGGIGQSRICMYFLRKAHIGEVQSSVWPDEMVDFYRKNNIILL; encoded by the coding sequence TTGCAGCTAAAAAAGACATATACGATTCCAGAAGACTACAAAAATATCTTTGGTCTAAAGGAGACAGAAAGGGGTATAAAGCAAGTTAAGGATTTTTTTGAAAGAGAATTAGCTAAAGAATTAAATTTACTGAGAGTATCCGCACCATTATTTGTTAAGAGAAGTACCGGTATAAATGATAATCTGAATGGAGTAGAGAGACCTGTTAGCTTCGATGCATTGGACGCTGAGGGAGACTTTGAAATAGTTCAATCTTTGGCAAAGTGGAAGAGAATGGCCTTATATAGATATGGTTTTGAACCGGGAGAAGGCCTATACACTGACATGAATGCCATTAGAAGGGACGAAGTGCTGGATAATATTCATTCCATATATGTAGATCAGTGGGATTGGGAAAAGGTAATTAACAAAGAAGATAGAAATTTGGAGACCTTAAAGTCTACCGTAAGAAAGATATACAGTGTTTTCAAACAAACAGAAAGCTATGTAAACTCACTATATCCTGAAATTGAAAAGATCTTACCGGAGGACATATATTTTATTACTTCTCAAGAGCTAGAGGATATGTATCCTAAAATGACTCCAAAGGAAAGAGAAAATATAATCAGCAAGGAAAAGGGCGCAGTTTTTGTTATGCAAATAGGTGATAAGCTAAAGTCAGGAGAAAAGCATGACGGTCGTTCACCGGATTATGACGATTGGAAGCTTAATGGAGACATACTATTCTGGTACCCTGTATTGGGAATAGCTTTAGAGTTGTCATCTATGGGGATCAGAGTTGATGAAGAAGCCCTTAATTATCAACTTGAAGTTAGTGGCTGCCAAGATAGAAAAGAGTTGGAATTCCACAGACGTCTATTAAATGGAGAACTTCCATATACTATGGGCGGAGGAATAGGACAGTCCAGAATATGCATGTACTTCCTGAGAAAAGCCCACATCGGTGAAGTTCAGTCCTCAGTATGGCCTGATGAAATGGTGGACTTCTATAGGAAGAATAACATAATACTACTTTAA
- a CDS encoding polysaccharide deacetylase family protein, translating into MKAKGFKAVFARIVSVFLTVQLFNIGVFAKEDDVTQKPDSANKEEKVVYLTFDDGPIPGITDKILDVLAEHEVKATFFIVGKEVIGRESELRKIYEKGHSIGLHTYSHKFSKIYKNDEAFIEEMDQTGELVEKLLNYKAQAIRFPGGSDKILSYELLDKLHDSGYRIYDWNADLGDGVNGAASVEKLINNAKKIKGDKNNVFLLAHCNSNNKNTLKALPYIIQYYKSAGYTFKPIEKDTKEYYYKIKKRRVD; encoded by the coding sequence ATGAAAGCTAAGGGTTTTAAAGCAGTATTTGCCAGAATAGTGTCAGTGTTTTTGACAGTTCAATTATTTAATATAGGAGTATTTGCAAAAGAGGATGATGTTACCCAAAAGCCAGATTCTGCAAATAAGGAAGAAAAAGTAGTGTATTTAACCTTTGACGATGGTCCGATACCGGGAATTACAGATAAAATCCTTGATGTGCTTGCAGAGCATGAAGTAAAGGCCACCTTTTTTATAGTAGGTAAAGAAGTGATTGGAAGAGAAAGTGAACTTAGAAAAATCTATGAGAAAGGGCACAGTATAGGCTTGCACACCTACAGCCATAAATTTTCAAAGATCTACAAAAATGATGAAGCCTTTATAGAAGAGATGGATCAAACGGGGGAACTGGTTGAGAAACTCTTAAACTATAAGGCACAGGCCATAAGGTTTCCGGGAGGCAGTGACAAAATTCTTTCCTATGAACTACTGGATAAACTCCATGACAGTGGCTACAGAATATATGATTGGAATGCAGATTTAGGTGATGGAGTAAATGGAGCAGCTTCTGTTGAGAAGTTAATTAATAATGCAAAAAAGATAAAGGGTGACAAAAATAATGTTTTTTTATTGGCACATTGTAACTCCAACAATAAAAACACCTTGAAGGCACTGCCTTACATTATCCAATATTACAAATCCGCCGGCTATACTTTTAAGCCTATAGAAAAGGATACAAAAGAATATTACTATAAAATCAAAAAAAGACGAGTTGATTAG